A genomic region of Dactylococcopsis salina PCC 8305 contains the following coding sequences:
- a CDS encoding phycobiliprotein lyase codes for MDTAELQHFFDCCLGHWDIERTYHYLTRQEVERSHTKFEVKPLTPELQTKVLVDNQYDISDQNVVLSGFQLSFHTISDKGEEVAQSLNALFVPKTQAGKMLEGDYLRDRAYEESRPIVSHFRFDPTVSELLMTTPYTQVVSVDSITLVNPNLRIRKIINYDRPPAGESLKNVRLVGFGVEQKVSTP; via the coding sequence ATGGACACAGCAGAGTTACAACATTTTTTTGACTGTTGTTTAGGTCACTGGGATATTGAGCGCACTTATCACTATCTCACCCGTCAAGAAGTAGAGCGATCGCACACGAAGTTTGAAGTGAAGCCCCTCACGCCAGAATTGCAGACGAAGGTTTTGGTAGATAATCAATATGATATCTCTGACCAAAATGTTGTGCTGTCAGGGTTTCAGCTTTCTTTTCATACCATTTCCGATAAAGGGGAGGAAGTGGCGCAGTCTCTGAATGCTTTGTTTGTTCCCAAAACGCAAGCGGGAAAAATGTTAGAAGGGGATTATCTGCGCGATCGCGCCTATGAAGAATCTCGCCCGATCGTGTCTCATTTTCGCTTTGATCCCACTGTGTCAGAATTGTTAATGACGACACCTTACACCCAAGTCGTGTCTGTGGATTCAATCACTCTCGTTAACCCCAACCTAAGAATCCGTAAAATTATTAATTACGATCGGCCGCCAGCAGGAGAATCATTAAAAAACGTTAGACTGGTTGGGTTTGGGGTAGAACAGAAAGTGAGTACCCCTTAA